The following proteins come from a genomic window of Corallococcus sp. NCRR:
- a CDS encoding AMP-binding protein — protein MATLPPLDVTQVFTGKRIVFVGTTGFVGKVTLSMLLSHYGDVLDRVYVIVRKGSAASAERRFFDKVAPSEPFQPLRDRLGDEGAMAFIQAKCTILDGDITDPLVGLEEAQVASLTGQVHAIVNCAGLVSFNPSLEVGLNVNTHGVKNAVELALRWSVPLIHMSTAFVVGNRSGLVFEDEPVLGYFPKHEEMDGRDFSLEQELADAEKIVARLREQADDKALTSLFRQKALDRLEEEGRDATDEKTLRLAVGRERKLWLSGELVRAGMERAQHWGWPNTYTYAKHLGEQVMAGTPGLRYSIVRPSIVESAAHFPFPGWNEGFTTSAPLAYAGIKGQRGIPAGDHAILDIIPVDQVAGATLGITAHAMQVEERRVYNLASGDVNPFLASRSVELVGLYRRRYYRNRETGNSLVNSLRSRIEPQPVSKQEFQLLSAPMLAKGAKFLKKAMEEVRPAWGAPRVQAMMDKARVALDEVESQAGSLGGLIELFLPFLWENRYVFRCDNTRSVYERMVPADRAKIDWAPDRIDWREYFLGTHLPGLEKWVFPGLDEEREKRTAIPAHRDLLELFEATVHAYRHRVAFRMAAGEKEERFTFGEVHRYAARVGSYLMAQGIKRGDRVLLVSENRPEWAISYFGILRAGGTAVPVDPSLTEAEVVNIAKRAAAKQCLVSEQAAEDFPGLFAALGEGVGVASLAEAMTGDPAYPDRIGPVKKSAAADDVASVIFTSGTTGTPKGVMLTHRNFAALVAKLAGAFDVGVGDGVLSVLPLHHTFEFSAGFLTPFMRGAEITYIDELTSDRLGDVFETGRVTAMIGVPALWQLLHRKITQEMAAQPPLVEQALKALMAANGELRNRSSLNLGKLLFWPVHRKFGGRVKVLVSGGSALSEEVHQAFHELGFTMREGYGLTEAAPVLAVSEATNKRVKGTVGKALPGIEFKIQNPDNDGIGEVLAKGPNVMAGYFGDREATEAVVKDGWLHTGDLGRMDDEGRLYLMGRAKDVIVDANGKNVYPDELEELYQEHAHIKELSIVGLPDEAGGEKVACLCVPDFKDRPREEVRHELEEHFRKVSAGMPFYRRVKVLRFWDGELPRTSTRKVKRKRVVEELQRLDRVAASAGRVKEKAQAAPTTGGVSDWLYPLIAEVCHRPASDVRADAQLIGDLGFDSLMLTEMSVALEGAGVPLPAIEDLTQVQTVEDLRKLVVASGRRPSQETRARDIKKEAERAEEAEIPVPESVSALGRQLLSFGQKVLYGGVFDVKVTGKTFIPQNRNFLVIANHASHLDAGLVRVVLGDQGERLVSLAARDYFFDTPLKRAWFENFTNLIPIDRQGSLRESLRVAGEALRQGFNVLIFPEGTRSTTGELMEFKPTLGYLSLTYGVDVLPLYIHGAYEALPKGSMFPKTKELEVHVGPALEYASLKARVQGMARSEGYRYVTHIAEEAVRALRAGKVMDLEQVGADREFTPPARALPEGKDA, from the coding sequence ATGGCCACGCTCCCCCCGCTGGACGTCACCCAGGTCTTCACTGGCAAGCGCATCGTCTTCGTCGGCACCACCGGCTTCGTGGGCAAGGTGACGCTGTCGATGCTGCTCTCCCACTACGGCGACGTGCTGGACCGGGTCTACGTCATCGTGCGCAAGGGCAGCGCCGCGTCCGCGGAGCGCCGCTTCTTCGACAAGGTGGCGCCCAGCGAGCCCTTCCAGCCGCTGCGCGACCGCCTGGGCGACGAAGGCGCCATGGCGTTCATCCAGGCGAAGTGCACCATCCTGGATGGCGACATCACCGACCCCCTGGTGGGCCTGGAGGAGGCGCAGGTCGCTTCGCTCACCGGGCAGGTGCACGCCATCGTCAACTGCGCGGGCCTGGTCTCCTTCAACCCGTCGCTGGAGGTGGGCCTCAACGTCAACACCCACGGCGTGAAGAACGCGGTGGAGCTGGCGCTGCGCTGGTCCGTGCCGCTCATCCACATGTCCACCGCGTTCGTGGTGGGCAACCGCAGCGGGCTCGTCTTCGAGGACGAGCCGGTGCTGGGCTACTTCCCCAAGCACGAGGAGATGGACGGGCGCGACTTCAGCCTGGAGCAGGAGCTGGCGGACGCGGAGAAGATCGTCGCCCGCCTGCGCGAACAGGCGGATGACAAGGCGCTCACCTCCCTCTTCCGGCAGAAGGCGCTGGACCGCCTGGAGGAGGAGGGCCGCGACGCCACGGATGAGAAGACGCTGCGACTGGCCGTGGGCCGCGAGCGCAAGCTGTGGCTGTCCGGCGAGCTGGTCCGCGCGGGCATGGAGCGCGCGCAGCACTGGGGCTGGCCCAACACGTACACGTACGCCAAGCACCTGGGCGAACAGGTGATGGCCGGGACGCCGGGGCTTCGCTACTCCATCGTGCGGCCCTCCATCGTGGAGAGCGCGGCGCACTTCCCCTTCCCCGGCTGGAACGAGGGCTTCACCACGTCCGCGCCGCTGGCGTACGCGGGCATCAAGGGCCAGCGCGGCATCCCCGCGGGCGACCACGCCATCCTGGACATCATCCCGGTGGACCAGGTGGCGGGCGCCACGCTGGGCATCACCGCGCACGCGATGCAGGTGGAGGAGCGCCGCGTCTACAACCTGGCGTCCGGGGACGTGAACCCGTTCCTCGCCAGCCGCTCCGTGGAGCTGGTGGGCCTGTACCGCCGCCGCTACTACCGCAACCGCGAGACGGGCAACTCGCTGGTCAACTCGCTGCGCTCGCGCATCGAGCCGCAGCCGGTGAGCAAGCAGGAGTTCCAACTGCTCAGCGCGCCCATGCTGGCGAAGGGCGCGAAGTTCCTGAAGAAGGCCATGGAAGAGGTCCGGCCCGCGTGGGGCGCGCCCCGCGTGCAGGCGATGATGGACAAGGCCCGCGTCGCGCTGGACGAGGTGGAGTCCCAGGCGGGCAGCCTGGGCGGCCTCATCGAGCTGTTCCTCCCCTTCCTCTGGGAGAACCGCTACGTCTTCCGCTGCGACAACACGCGCTCCGTCTACGAGCGCATGGTGCCGGCGGACCGCGCGAAGATCGACTGGGCACCGGACCGCATCGACTGGCGCGAGTACTTCCTGGGCACGCACCTGCCCGGCCTGGAGAAGTGGGTGTTCCCGGGCCTGGACGAGGAGCGCGAGAAGCGCACCGCCATCCCCGCGCACCGCGACCTCTTGGAGCTGTTCGAGGCCACCGTGCACGCGTACCGCCACCGGGTGGCGTTCCGCATGGCCGCGGGGGAGAAGGAGGAGCGCTTCACCTTCGGCGAGGTGCACCGCTACGCGGCCCGCGTGGGCAGCTACCTCATGGCCCAGGGCATCAAGCGCGGCGACCGCGTCCTGCTGGTGTCGGAGAACCGGCCGGAGTGGGCCATCAGCTACTTCGGCATCCTGCGCGCCGGCGGCACCGCCGTGCCGGTGGACCCCTCGCTCACCGAAGCGGAGGTGGTCAACATCGCGAAGCGCGCGGCGGCCAAGCAGTGCCTGGTGTCCGAGCAGGCCGCGGAGGACTTCCCCGGCCTCTTCGCCGCGCTGGGTGAAGGCGTGGGCGTGGCGAGCCTCGCGGAGGCCATGACGGGTGACCCGGCGTATCCGGACCGCATTGGCCCCGTGAAGAAGTCCGCCGCCGCGGACGACGTGGCGAGCGTCATCTTCACCTCCGGCACCACCGGCACGCCCAAGGGCGTGATGCTCACCCACCGCAACTTCGCGGCGCTGGTGGCGAAGCTGGCGGGCGCGTTCGACGTGGGCGTGGGCGACGGCGTGCTGTCCGTGCTGCCCCTGCACCACACCTTTGAATTCTCCGCCGGCTTCCTCACGCCGTTCATGCGCGGCGCGGAAATCACGTACATCGACGAGCTCACGTCGGACCGGCTGGGCGACGTCTTCGAGACGGGCCGCGTGACGGCGATGATTGGCGTGCCCGCGCTCTGGCAGCTGTTGCACCGCAAGATTACCCAGGAGATGGCCGCGCAGCCGCCGCTGGTGGAGCAGGCGCTCAAGGCGCTGATGGCGGCCAACGGGGAGCTGCGCAACCGCAGCTCGCTCAACCTGGGCAAGCTGTTGTTCTGGCCGGTGCACCGCAAGTTCGGCGGCCGGGTGAAGGTGCTGGTGTCCGGCGGCTCCGCGCTGTCGGAGGAAGTGCACCAGGCCTTCCACGAGCTGGGCTTCACCATGCGCGAGGGCTACGGCCTCACGGAGGCCGCGCCGGTGCTGGCGGTGTCCGAGGCCACCAACAAGCGCGTGAAGGGCACGGTGGGCAAGGCGCTGCCGGGCATCGAGTTCAAGATCCAGAACCCGGACAACGACGGCATTGGCGAGGTGCTGGCCAAGGGCCCGAACGTGATGGCGGGCTACTTCGGGGACCGCGAGGCCACCGAGGCCGTGGTGAAGGACGGCTGGCTGCACACCGGCGACCTGGGCCGCATGGACGACGAGGGCCGCCTGTACCTCATGGGCCGCGCCAAGGACGTCATCGTCGACGCCAACGGCAAGAATGTTTACCCGGACGAGCTGGAGGAGCTGTACCAGGAGCACGCGCACATCAAGGAGCTGTCCATCGTCGGCCTGCCGGACGAGGCCGGCGGCGAAAAGGTGGCGTGCCTGTGCGTGCCGGACTTCAAGGACCGCCCGCGTGAAGAGGTCCGCCACGAGCTGGAGGAGCACTTCCGCAAGGTGAGCGCGGGCATGCCCTTCTACCGGCGCGTGAAGGTGCTGCGCTTCTGGGACGGCGAGCTGCCGCGCACCTCCACCCGCAAGGTGAAGCGCAAGCGCGTGGTGGAGGAGCTCCAGCGGCTGGACCGCGTGGCGGCCAGCGCGGGCCGCGTGAAGGAGAAGGCGCAGGCGGCGCCCACCACGGGCGGCGTGTCGGACTGGCTCTATCCGCTCATCGCGGAGGTCTGCCACCGCCCGGCGTCGGACGTGCGGGCGGACGCGCAGCTCATTGGCGATTTGGGCTTCGACTCGCTGATGCTCACGGAGATGTCCGTGGCGCTGGAGGGCGCGGGCGTGCCGCTGCCCGCCATCGAAGACCTGACGCAGGTGCAGACGGTGGAGGACCTGCGCAAGCTGGTGGTGGCCTCCGGACGCCGGCCGTCGCAGGAGACGCGCGCGCGCGACATCAAGAAGGAAGCAGAGCGCGCGGAAGAGGCGGAGATTCCGGTGCCGGAGTCGGTGTCCGCGCTGGGCCGGCAGCTCCTGTCCTTCGGGCAGAAGGTGCTCTACGGCGGCGTCTTCGACGTGAAGGTGACGGGCAAGACGTTCATCCCGCAGAACCGCAACTTCCTCGTCATCGCCAACCACGCCAGCCACCTGGACGCGGGCCTGGTGCGCGTGGTGCTGGGTGACCAGGGCGAGCGGCTGGTGTCGCTGGCCGCGCGCGACTACTTCTTCGACACGCCGCTCAAGCGCGCGTGGTTCGAGAACTTCACCAACCTCATCCCCATCGACCGGCAGGGCAGCCTGCGCGAGTCGCTGCGGGTGGCGGGCGAGGCGCTCCGGCAGGGCTTCAACGTCCTCATCTTCCCGGAGGGCACGCGCTCCACGACGGGTGAGCTGATGGAGTTCAAGCCGACGCTGGGCTACCTGTCGCTCACCTACGGGGTGGACGTGCTGCCGCTGTACATCCACGGCGCGTACGAAGCGCTGCCCAAGGGCTCCATGTTCCCGAAGACGAAGGAGCTGGAGGTGCACGTGGGCCCGGCGCTGGAGTACGCGTCGCTGAAGGCCCGGGTGCAGGGCATGGCGCGCTCGGAGGGCTACCGCTACGTGACGCACATCGCGGAGGAGGCGGTGCGCGCGCTGAGGGCGGGCAAGGTGATGGACCTGGAGCAGGTGGGCGCGGACCGGGAATTCACCCCGCCCGCCCGGGCCCTGCCGGAAGGGAAGGACGCGTGA
- a CDS encoding lactate racemase domain-containing protein, translated as MRPLKTLQKLYDEESQVVITEKGSPPRALFYGEGFLQEDLPVGTRVIFPRPPLEGVPNVKAAIRWAINHPEGMDPLHALLKPGMRLTCVIDDISVPLPPMVTPDVRQSILEVVLELCADSGVDDVHLVIANALHRRMTEGEMKRMVGEKIFDAYYPDRYYNHDAEDPDGMTELERTSHNEVVAVNRRVAESDLIVYVNINFVPMNGGHKSMGTGVTNYASLRHHHNPKTIRESDSYMEPKASALYTKNSRIGTVIDNTLKVFHIETTLNNRMFGAPTDFLAKKEEDYTEADRLKFQALRFTLSKLPRAAARKVLNAIPAPYDVTGVFAGATEPTHAKTLEQSWKQYVVPVEGQSDIVIFPIPFVSPYSVNSILNPLLVQVMGLGYFYNLNRGVPLVKKGGVLILLHPAYDEFDPVQHPSYIEFFHRLLPETRDSMKLEHKYEKEFAENPSYVHLYRKGNAYHGVHPFYMWYWGENGRQHVGKVIVAGAENNHVPALLGWDRTDTLSEAIEEARGFMGRSASISLLRIAPTVMVDVK; from the coding sequence ATGCGCCCGCTCAAGACGCTCCAGAAGCTGTACGACGAGGAAAGCCAGGTGGTCATCACGGAGAAGGGCAGCCCCCCGCGGGCGCTCTTCTACGGTGAGGGCTTCCTCCAGGAAGACCTGCCCGTGGGCACCCGGGTCATCTTCCCCCGCCCCCCGCTGGAGGGCGTGCCCAACGTGAAGGCCGCCATCCGCTGGGCCATCAACCACCCGGAGGGCATGGACCCGCTGCACGCGCTACTCAAGCCCGGCATGCGGCTGACGTGCGTCATCGACGACATCAGCGTCCCGCTGCCGCCCATGGTCACCCCGGACGTGCGCCAGTCCATCCTGGAGGTGGTGCTGGAGCTGTGCGCGGACTCCGGCGTGGATGACGTGCACCTGGTCATCGCCAACGCGCTGCACCGCCGGATGACCGAAGGCGAGATGAAGCGCATGGTGGGCGAGAAGATCTTCGACGCCTACTACCCGGACCGCTACTACAACCACGACGCGGAAGACCCGGACGGGATGACGGAGCTGGAGCGCACCAGCCACAACGAAGTGGTGGCGGTGAACCGGCGCGTCGCGGAGAGCGACCTCATCGTCTACGTGAACATCAACTTCGTGCCCATGAACGGCGGGCACAAGTCCATGGGCACGGGCGTGACGAACTACGCGTCGCTGCGCCACCACCACAACCCGAAGACCATCCGCGAGTCGGACTCCTACATGGAGCCGAAGGCGAGCGCGCTCTACACGAAGAACTCGCGCATCGGCACGGTCATCGACAACACGCTGAAGGTCTTCCACATCGAGACCACGCTGAACAACCGCATGTTCGGCGCGCCCACGGACTTCCTGGCGAAGAAGGAAGAGGACTACACGGAAGCCGACCGGCTGAAGTTCCAGGCCCTGCGCTTCACGCTGTCCAAGCTGCCCCGCGCGGCGGCGCGCAAGGTGCTCAACGCCATCCCCGCGCCCTATGACGTGACGGGCGTGTTCGCGGGGGCCACGGAGCCCACGCACGCCAAGACGCTGGAGCAGAGCTGGAAGCAGTACGTGGTGCCGGTGGAGGGGCAGAGCGACATCGTCATCTTCCCCATCCCGTTCGTCAGCCCCTACAGCGTCAACTCCATCCTCAACCCGCTGCTCGTGCAGGTGATGGGGCTTGGGTACTTCTACAACCTCAACCGGGGCGTGCCGCTGGTGAAGAAGGGGGGCGTGCTCATCCTCCTGCACCCGGCCTACGACGAGTTCGACCCCGTGCAGCACCCCAGCTACATCGAGTTCTTCCACCGGCTGCTGCCGGAGACGCGGGACTCCATGAAGCTGGAGCACAAGTACGAGAAGGAGTTCGCGGAGAACCCCAGCTACGTGCACCTGTACCGCAAGGGCAACGCCTACCACGGCGTGCACCCCTTCTACATGTGGTACTGGGGCGAGAATGGCCGCCAGCACGTAGGCAAGGTCATCGTCGCGGGCGCGGAGAACAACCACGTCCCGGCCCTGCTCGGCTGGGACCGCACCGACACCCTCTCCGAGGCGATTGAAGAGGCGCGCGGCTTCATGGGGCGCTCGGCGTCCATCAGCCTGCTGCGCATCGCGCCCACGGTGATGGTGGACGTGAAGTGA
- a CDS encoding HAD family hydrolase — protein sequence MPAKAAFFDVDGTLVRTNIVHVYAYYATNRGSLRGIAGRTLGTALGLPVFGILDAVNRKAFNEFFYRYYSGLSEDRLVTIAEDMFEDVLKPALYEQTQDLIDEARRAGCRIVLVTGALDFTMRPLARHLGCDDVIANKMQFVGGKATGKVIPPIIEGANKANAIRAYCEREGLALNQCHGYSDSASDYAMLAVVGRPTAVNPDLRLRSLARAYNWPILDLK from the coding sequence GTGCCCGCCAAAGCAGCCTTCTTCGACGTCGACGGGACGCTGGTCCGGACGAACATCGTCCACGTCTATGCCTATTACGCGACGAACCGGGGCTCGCTCCGGGGCATCGCGGGCCGCACCCTGGGCACCGCCCTGGGTCTGCCGGTGTTCGGCATCCTGGATGCCGTCAACCGCAAGGCCTTCAACGAGTTCTTCTACCGGTACTACTCCGGCCTCAGCGAGGACCGGCTCGTCACCATCGCGGAGGACATGTTCGAGGACGTCCTCAAGCCCGCCCTGTACGAGCAGACGCAGGACCTCATCGACGAGGCGCGTCGTGCCGGCTGCCGCATCGTGCTCGTCACGGGTGCGCTGGACTTCACCATGCGCCCGCTGGCCCGGCACCTGGGCTGCGACGACGTCATCGCCAACAAGATGCAGTTCGTGGGCGGCAAGGCCACCGGCAAGGTGATTCCGCCCATCATCGAAGGCGCCAACAAGGCCAACGCCATCCGCGCCTACTGCGAGCGCGAGGGCCTGGCCCTCAACCAGTGCCACGGCTACTCGGACAGCGCCTCCGACTACGCCATGCTCGCCGTGGTGGGACGGCCCACCGCGGTGAACCCGGACCTGCGGCTGCGCTCGCTCGCGCGCGCGTACAACTGGCCCATCCTGGACCTGAAGTAG
- a CDS encoding NAD-dependent epimerase/dehydratase family protein: MKLLVTGGTGFLGTHLVPKLVAAGHDVRLIARSKPSGPAFAKTEVQQGDLKDRDAVRRALEGVDAVYHLAGLVSFQNKDARRMYELHVDCTRELLRDVREAGVKRVILGSTSGTIAVSKDDRVGTEDDDYPITTVAHWPYYLSKIYEEKLALEYCRKHSIPLVVLNPSLLMGPGDDRLSSTWTVVKFLNREIPSMPGGGISFVDARDAAEAFLQALTRGEVYGRHLMGVNMAMPDFFDRLQRLTGVPAPRMKLPREVNIWGGKLLEQLAKLRGVTSKLDPQEVEIGEHFFYLEPAKAERELGFKARDVHETLLDTVQYIYSKMPPGNLPGTRGRLAETREGT, encoded by the coding sequence GTGAAGCTGCTTGTCACCGGAGGCACGGGATTCCTGGGCACGCACCTGGTGCCCAAGCTGGTCGCCGCGGGCCACGACGTGCGCCTCATCGCGCGCTCGAAGCCGTCAGGCCCCGCGTTCGCGAAGACGGAAGTGCAACAGGGCGACCTCAAGGACCGGGACGCCGTGCGCCGCGCGCTGGAGGGCGTGGACGCCGTCTACCACCTGGCGGGGCTCGTCTCCTTCCAGAACAAGGACGCGCGGCGGATGTACGAGCTGCACGTGGACTGCACGCGCGAGCTTCTGCGCGACGTGCGCGAAGCGGGCGTGAAGCGCGTCATCCTGGGCTCCACCTCCGGCACCATCGCGGTGTCGAAGGACGACCGCGTGGGCACGGAGGACGACGACTACCCCATCACCACCGTGGCCCACTGGCCCTACTACCTGTCCAAGATCTACGAGGAGAAGCTGGCGCTGGAGTACTGCCGCAAGCACTCCATCCCGCTGGTGGTGCTCAACCCCAGCCTGCTGATGGGCCCCGGGGATGACCGCCTGTCCTCCACGTGGACGGTGGTGAAGTTCCTCAACCGGGAGATTCCGTCCATGCCCGGGGGCGGCATCTCCTTCGTGGACGCGCGCGACGCGGCGGAGGCCTTCCTCCAGGCGCTCACCCGGGGCGAGGTGTACGGCCGCCACCTGATGGGCGTGAACATGGCCATGCCGGACTTCTTCGACCGGCTCCAGCGCCTCACCGGCGTGCCCGCCCCGCGCATGAAGCTGCCGCGCGAGGTGAACATCTGGGGCGGCAAGCTGCTGGAGCAGCTCGCGAAGCTGCGCGGTGTCACGTCCAAGCTCGACCCGCAGGAGGTGGAGATTGGCGAGCACTTCTTCTACCTGGAGCCCGCCAAGGCCGAGCGCGAGCTGGGCTTCAAGGCGCGCGACGTCCACGAGACGCTGCTCGACACCGTGCAGTACATCTATTCGAAGATGCCGCCCGGGAACCTGCCCGGCACCCGCGGCCGGCTGGCCGAGACGCGCGAAGGCACCTGA
- a CDS encoding SWIB/MDM2 domain-containing protein: MTPSAELAAIVGSKALPRTAVVSKIWDYIKKNNLQDAKNKRQINADDKLKPIFGGKKNVTMFEMTALVNKHLS, from the coding sequence ATGACGCCCTCCGCTGAGCTGGCGGCGATCGTCGGTTCCAAGGCGCTGCCCCGCACCGCGGTGGTCAGCAAGATCTGGGACTACATCAAGAAGAACAACCTCCAGGACGCGAAGAACAAGCGCCAGATCAACGCCGACGACAAGCTGAAGCCCATCTTCGGCGGCAAGAAGAACGTCACCATGTTCGAGATGACCGCGCTGGTGAACAAGCACCTGAGCTGA
- a CDS encoding GGDEF domain-containing protein: MSGDQTRVTKISSLTPGPERGTECCLVQIHGPELGKKYVLEESEFTIGRDQHNHIVVDLDNVSRRHARIWTRQGKTYVEDLQSTNGTYLNDREVLQAQPLRSGDLVKVGGSIFKFLDGDNIETQYHETIYTLTIADGLTGINNKRYFVEYLEREMGRSHRYQRTLSLMMFDIDHFKQINDVHGHLAGDYVLREMAQSIKKLVRREQCFARYGGEEFAIVMPEDGPDKARVFAEKIRKLVEDKRFAFEDKEIPVTISIGVAEVASEMSEPSQFIKVADANLYKAKKSGRNRVVG, from the coding sequence ATGTCTGGCGACCAAACGCGAGTCACCAAGATCTCCAGCCTCACCCCCGGTCCCGAGCGTGGCACCGAGTGCTGCCTCGTGCAGATCCACGGACCGGAGCTGGGCAAGAAGTACGTGCTGGAGGAGTCCGAGTTCACCATTGGCCGGGATCAGCACAACCACATCGTGGTGGACCTGGACAACGTGTCGCGCCGCCACGCGCGCATCTGGACCCGTCAGGGCAAGACGTACGTGGAGGACCTCCAGTCCACCAACGGCACCTACCTGAACGACCGGGAGGTGCTCCAGGCGCAGCCCCTGCGCAGCGGGGACCTGGTGAAGGTGGGAGGCTCCATCTTCAAGTTCCTCGATGGCGACAACATCGAGACCCAGTACCACGAGACCATCTACACGCTGACCATCGCGGACGGTCTCACCGGCATCAACAACAAGCGCTACTTCGTGGAGTACCTGGAGCGGGAGATGGGCCGCTCGCACCGGTACCAGCGCACGCTGTCGTTGATGATGTTCGACATCGACCACTTCAAGCAGATCAACGACGTCCACGGCCACCTGGCCGGCGACTACGTGCTGCGCGAAATGGCCCAGTCCATCAAGAAGCTCGTCCGGCGCGAACAGTGCTTCGCGCGCTACGGCGGCGAGGAGTTCGCCATCGTCATGCCGGAGGACGGGCCGGACAAGGCGCGCGTGTTCGCGGAGAAGATCCGCAAGCTGGTGGAGGACAAGCGCTTCGCCTTCGAGGACAAGGAGATCCCTGTCACCATCTCCATCGGCGTGGCGGAGGTGGCCTCGGAGATGTCGGAGCCGTCCCAGTTCATCAAGGTGGCGGACGCGAACCTCTACAAGGCCAAGAAGTCCGGCCGCAACCGCGTGGTGGGCTGA
- a CDS encoding NAD-dependent epimerase/dehydratase family protein, which translates to MNALITGAGGFLGTWLARALVARGDRVSCLLRPTTDTRELEKALEGHPWTRVVGDVTDPASLASAVKGVDVVFHLAGIRRAALRDEFMRVNAEGTRFICEAMAALPQPRPRLVMCGSLASHGPSTPERPHVEEDAFHPHEWYGESKAEGERIAFSFQDRLPVTVIRPPRILGPGDRENLTFFKLGKKGIRLELSGGPRPLSLVDVEDVVDLLLVLAQKPEALGEAFFCAGPERLTLEEMQDLGARALGFQTRTWRLSPAVLTALATAADGVTRLTGRKLPLNRKLARQLLAPAWTCSGAKAERLLGFRPRRGLAESITRSGEWYRAQGWL; encoded by the coding sequence ATGAATGCCCTCATCACTGGCGCCGGTGGCTTCCTGGGGACCTGGCTCGCTCGCGCACTGGTTGCGCGCGGCGACCGGGTTTCATGCCTGTTGCGCCCCACCACGGACACCCGCGAGCTGGAAAAGGCCCTGGAAGGCCACCCCTGGACGCGGGTGGTGGGCGACGTGACGGACCCCGCCTCCCTGGCCAGCGCGGTGAAGGGCGTGGACGTCGTCTTCCACCTGGCCGGCATCCGCCGCGCCGCGCTGCGCGACGAGTTCATGCGCGTCAACGCGGAAGGCACCCGCTTCATCTGCGAGGCCATGGCCGCCCTGCCCCAGCCCCGTCCCCGCCTGGTGATGTGCGGCTCCCTGGCCTCCCACGGCCCCTCCACCCCGGAGCGCCCCCACGTGGAGGAGGACGCCTTCCATCCCCATGAGTGGTACGGCGAGAGCAAGGCGGAGGGTGAGCGCATCGCGTTCTCCTTCCAGGACCGGCTGCCGGTGACGGTGATCCGCCCGCCCCGCATCCTGGGGCCCGGGGACCGGGAAAACCTGACCTTCTTCAAGCTGGGGAAGAAGGGCATCCGGCTGGAGCTGTCCGGAGGCCCCCGCCCCCTGTCCCTGGTGGACGTGGAGGACGTGGTGGACCTGCTGCTCGTCCTGGCCCAGAAGCCGGAGGCCCTGGGCGAGGCGTTCTTCTGCGCGGGCCCGGAGCGGCTGACCCTGGAGGAGATGCAGGACCTGGGCGCCAGGGCCCTGGGCTTCCAGACGCGCACCTGGCGGCTGTCCCCGGCGGTGCTGACCGCCCTGGCCACGGCGGCGGACGGGGTGACCCGGCTGACGGGCCGGAAACTCCCCCTCAACCGGAAATTGGCGAGGCAGCTCCTGGCCCCGGCCTGGACCTGCTCCGGGGCCAAGGCCGAGCGCCTGCTGGGCTTCCGGCCGCGCCGAGGGCTGGCGGAGTCCATCACTCGCAGTGGTGAATGGTATCGCGCGCAGGGCTGGTTATAG